GTCCTCAATCGGGTCGCCGGAATATACCCGCATTCGCCGGCGGGCCCACAGCGCTCACCCCAGCCGCACCATGCCCTGCTCCAGCCAGGCGTGCTCGTTTCTGAGGACCTGCTGGGCGATGCCATACATGGCCAGATCATCGTTCTCGAACACCGCTGCAAACCGGTCTTCCACCCGGCGGCGGGCCTGGCGGGCAAACCCATCAGCCAGCTCGACCGGCCCCTGATTGGCTGGATCCTTCCGCACCATCGCCAGCGCGCGGCTGCACGCGGCCGTGATCGCCAGCAGCTCGGCGCCGATCTCGACCAGGCGGCCGAGGACCGCCTGGCGCTTCTCCAGCTTCGGTCCGAAGCGAACCATGCAGTGGAAGAGGGTGCGGGCCAGCTTCAGGCAGGATCGGTCCACGAAGCGAATGTGAGTGGCCAGCGAACCGAACTCCGCGTAGCGCCGCAACCGGGCTCCGCCGAGCCAGAGCTTGGGATACCACACGGCGTAGTACGCGCCCGAGCGGAGCGCCGCGCGGATCTTCCGCGACATGGAAGCCTTGGGGTCGATCAGGTCGCCCGCCAACTTGAGATGGGTGTCCACCGCCTCCCGCGCGATGAACAGCCGCATGATCTCGCTGGACCCCTCGAAGATCAGGTTGATCCGGAAGTCGCGCATCATCCGCTCCACCGGGTCGGGACGCTCGCCGCGGCTCCGCAGACTGTCGGCCGTCTCGTAGCCGCGGCCTCCCTTGATCTGCAGGGTATCGTCGACGATCCGCCATCCGATCTCGGTGTTCCACATCTTGGCCAGCGCCGCTTCCAGCCGGATGTCCGTCGTGCCCCGATCCGCCATCAGCGAGGCCAGATCCGCGACCGCCTCCATGGCGAACACCTCCGCGGCCATCCGGCCGATCTTCTGCGCGATGGCATCGTGCTTCCCGATCGGCTGGCCCCATTGCACCCGCTCGGCCGCCCAGCGCCGGACGATCTCCAGGCAGCGTTTCGAGGCGGCGACCGCCGAAGCAGGGAGGGTGAGCCGTCCGGTGTTGAGGGTGATCAGGGCGAGCTTGAGGCCTTTGCCCTCGCCCCAGAGCACGTTCTCCACCGGCACCTTTACGTCGGTGAAGCGGATGATGCCGTTCTCGATCGCCCGGAGCCCCATGAAGTGGAGCCGCTGGACCACTTCCACCCCGGCCCAGTCGGTCTCGACGATGAACGCGGTGATCTTCTTGGGGCCCGTCCGCGCCATCACCACCATCAGCTCCGCGAGGGTGCCGTTGGTGCACCAGAGCTTCTCACCGTTGAGCACGTAATGGCTGCCGTCGGGCGAGAGCACCGCCGTGGTGCTCATGGCGGCGGGATCGGAGCCGACGTTCGCTTCGGTGAGGGCGAAGGCGCTGACCGCTCCCCGGGCAAGCCGGGGCAGATACTTCCGCTTCTGCTCCGGCGTCCCGAAGAGCTTGAGCGGCTGGGGCACGCCGATGGATTGGGCGGCGGAGAGCAGGGCGGTGAGGTTGCCGTCGACACTGGTGACCAGGCCGATGGCATGGGTGTACCCCGTCTGGCTCAACCCCAGGCCGCCGTACTCCTCGGGGATCTTGATGCCGAACGCTCCGATCTCCCGGAGACCCTGGACCACCGACGGCGGGATCTTTCCCTCGCGGTCGATCCGGTCGCTGTCCACCCGCTCGCGAAGAAACCGCTCCAGGCGCTCCATGAACGGCCGGGCGCGCTCGACGTCGTCGGCGCTCATTTCGGGGTACGGGTGGATCAGGTCGAGCCGGAAGGAGCCCTCGAACAGCTCCCGCACGAAACTGGGCGATTGCCAATCCTTCTCCCGCGCCGCCTCGGCGACTTCCCGGGCCTCCTGCTCGGTGGCGAGCTGGGTACGCGGTTGAGGCTGCGGGTGCGCGAGAAGGTCAGTCATGGCCGGCGGGCTCGGTGAGGGTGGACGCGAGCGGCGCCGTGAGACCGCGCAGCCCGTGGAGAACCAGGTGGACGACATGGCGCTTGCGCCGCTCGAAATCCTGCGTGTCCTCCAGGGAGACCCCGACGGCGGGGGCTACGGTGCGCGCATGGACCAGCGGGAACCAGCAGAGGGCGATGATGCTGAGGAGAAGCTGCGCGGCGTTGCCCGACGGCGAGTCATCCAGGCCGAGCTCGAGGCTGATGGCCGTGAGCGCCTCCTGGCCGGCGGAGAGGTGGCCGGCGCCCTCCAGTGGACCTCCGCCGCTCAGCGCCTCCCGCTCGATCAGGCGAACGAAGTTCGGCCGGGCCGCGAGGAAGTCGAAATAGTCGGAGACCGCGCCGGCCAGGATTGCCTCGGCGGTCTGACTGCTGGCCAGGGCCCGAGCCCGGCCGGACCGAACCGCCTCCCGTACCTCACCGAAGCAGCGATCCAGCACCGCCTGGTACAGTTCAGCTTTTGA
This Gemmatimonadales bacterium DNA region includes the following protein-coding sequences:
- a CDS encoding acyl-CoA dehydrogenase family protein translates to MTDLLAHPQPQPRTQLATEQEAREVAEAAREKDWQSPSFVRELFEGSFRLDLIHPYPEMSADDVERARPFMERLERFLRERVDSDRIDREGKIPPSVVQGLREIGAFGIKIPEEYGGLGLSQTGYTHAIGLVTSVDGNLTALLSAAQSIGVPQPLKLFGTPEQKRKYLPRLARGAVSAFALTEANVGSDPAAMSTTAVLSPDGSHYVLNGEKLWCTNGTLAELMVVMARTGPKKITAFIVETDWAGVEVVQRLHFMGLRAIENGIIRFTDVKVPVENVLWGEGKGLKLALITLNTGRLTLPASAVAASKRCLEIVRRWAAERVQWGQPIGKHDAIAQKIGRMAAEVFAMEAVADLASLMADRGTTDIRLEAALAKMWNTEIGWRIVDDTLQIKGGRGYETADSLRSRGERPDPVERMMRDFRINLIFEGSSEIMRLFIAREAVDTHLKLAGDLIDPKASMSRKIRAALRSGAYYAVWYPKLWLGGARLRRYAEFGSLATHIRFVDRSCLKLARTLFHCMVRFGPKLEKRQAVLGRLVEIGAELLAITAACSRALAMVRKDPANQGPVELADGFARQARRRVEDRFAAVFENDDLAMYGIAQQVLRNEHAWLEQGMVRLG
- a CDS encoding TetR/AcrR family transcriptional regulator, whose amino-acid sequence is MRQRAEKERNAARSRAAILDAAERLFAAQGYEATSLTDVGAAAGVSRGTPGYFFGSKAELYQAVLDRCFGEVREAVRSGRARALASSQTAEAILAGAVSDYFDFLAARPNFVRLIEREALSGGGPLEGAGHLSAGQEALTAISLELGLDDSPSGNAAQLLLSIIALCWFPLVHARTVAPAVGVSLEDTQDFERRKRHVVHLVLHGLRGLTAPLASTLTEPAGHD